A region from the Salidesulfovibrio onnuriiensis genome encodes:
- a CDS encoding transposase, whose amino-acid sequence MNKGQREALHTGKAFEVLLSNESLARDYLLSICWPEGEAVCPRCRTQKIYNLKGDRFRCASCRYTFRRFAGRWLDNGAVSCTQWLALVRLFLARKTVCQAVAELDLSYNTVFKAFTTIRFAILAHAPDSAQLLGPQTRLDSYFKGPRLTGGPTTMHMDTIPVYGVIDKGNWVFIDLLPSFRAETLFHFHLNFHLRLVRTGHLVYSDPYKEYDTLLLCGNETLPYACIRRDSDQPAAIDASDSRFWPYALEELKRFRGISCQRFPLYLKELEFRFNHRKADIFSLVLAHLCDFVTSPS is encoded by the coding sequence ATGAACAAGGGACAACGGGAGGCCCTGCACACGGGAAAGGCCTTCGAGGTTCTCCTGTCCAATGAATCCCTTGCCCGCGACTACCTGCTCTCCATCTGCTGGCCCGAGGGCGAGGCCGTCTGCCCCCGGTGCCGCACCCAGAAGATATACAACCTCAAGGGCGACCGCTTCCGCTGCGCCTCCTGCCGCTATACCTTCCGCAGGTTCGCTGGCCGCTGGCTGGACAACGGGGCCGTGTCCTGCACCCAGTGGCTGGCCCTGGTCCGGCTGTTCCTGGCCCGGAAAACCGTCTGCCAGGCCGTGGCCGAGCTGGATCTTTCCTACAACACGGTGTTCAAGGCCTTCACCACCATCCGTTTCGCCATCCTGGCCCATGCGCCGGATTCGGCCCAGCTGCTCGGGCCGCAGACCCGCCTGGATTCCTACTTCAAGGGGCCCCGGCTCACGGGCGGCCCCACGACCATGCACATGGACACCATCCCGGTCTACGGCGTCATCGACAAGGGGAACTGGGTCTTCATCGACCTGCTTCCCAGCTTCCGGGCCGAGACCCTGTTCCACTTCCACCTCAATTTCCATCTCCGGCTGGTGCGCACCGGCCACCTGGTCTATTCCGACCCCTACAAGGAATACGACACCCTGCTCCTGTGCGGCAACGAGACCCTTCCCTACGCCTGCATACGCCGGGACTCGGACCAACCCGCGGCCATCGACGCGTCCGATTCCCGGTTCTGGCCCTACGCCCTGGAGGAACTCAAGCGGTTCCGGGGCATTTCCTGCCAGCGCTTCCCCCTGTATCTCAAGGAATTGGAATTCCGCTTCAACCACCGCAAGGCCGACATCTTCTCCCTGGTGCTCGCCCACCTCTGCGACTTTGTCACGAGTCCTTCCTGA
- a CDS encoding 4Fe-4S dicluster domain-containing protein — MPKSFLIDTSRCTACRGCQIACKEWHELPANKTTQFGWGSHQNPQDLNPNNYKLVRFSEHLEDGEIRWNFFPDQCRHCEIAPCKETGDLYHEGAILQDEKTGAILFTDGTTAFSAEQFEEIREACPYNIPRRNEETGLMAKCTMCNDRVHKGLLPSCVKACPTGTMNFGEREDMLKLAEKRLAAVRERFPEAMLADPEDVNVIYLLTDKPENYHGFAVAEAPAGMDRKQFLARLAGPVTKMTENA, encoded by the coding sequence ATGCCCAAATCGTTTCTGATAGACACGTCCCGCTGCACCGCCTGCCGCGGCTGCCAGATCGCCTGCAAGGAATGGCACGAACTGCCCGCCAACAAGACCACCCAGTTCGGCTGGGGCAGCCACCAGAACCCACAGGACCTGAACCCCAACAACTACAAGCTGGTGCGCTTCAGCGAACACCTGGAGGACGGCGAGATCCGCTGGAATTTCTTCCCGGACCAGTGCCGCCACTGCGAGATCGCGCCCTGCAAGGAAACCGGCGACCTCTATCACGAGGGAGCCATCCTCCAGGACGAGAAGACCGGCGCCATCCTGTTCACGGACGGGACCACGGCCTTCAGCGCGGAGCAGTTCGAGGAAATCCGCGAGGCCTGCCCCTACAACATCCCGCGCCGCAACGAGGAAACCGGGCTCATGGCCAAATGCACCATGTGCAACGACCGCGTCCACAAGGGTCTGCTCCCCTCCTGCGTCAAGGCCTGTCCCACGGGCACCATGAACTTCGGCGAGCGCGAGGACATGCTCAAGCTGGCCGAAAAGCGCCTCGCCGCAGTCAGGGAACGGTTCCCCGAGGCCATGCTGGCCGACCCCGAGGACGTCAACGTCATCTACCTGCTTACGGACAAGCCCGAGAACTATCACGGATTCGCCGTGGCCGAGGCCCCCGCGGGCATGGACCGCAAGCAATTCCTTGCCAGGCTGGCCGGGCCCGTCACCAAGATGACCGAAAACGCATAA
- a CDS encoding FmdE family protein, whose protein sequence is MSTLETATPPQVTADNFSFDQFLELATWFHNYPAPGLLLGGYMVEEAKRHIPEGTLFEAISETSWCLPDAIQLLTPCTTGNGWMRVLDLGVYALSLYDKFTGKGVRVSLDPEKVKQWGEAYTWLMKFKPKPEQDSKLLRAQIRDFGPQMLTVEEVQLKPRHTTKRHKGEITLCPICGDAYPAKFGSICRSCAGDSPYLEKSGEPHSPPPAMPKLRSLSAEEIVGRAVLHDMTRIEPGKSKGPEFTRGHIVTPGDVCRLQQMGRFQVYVDQPAPEGFIHEDDAAEAFALALCGPGVKPGGSPREGRVNLVAERDGLLVIREPVLEGFNSLPLIMAAGRRNHSVVREGRRVAATRAIPLFLDQNVFNRAMSLLEGNPAFEVRALRKANVGLLITGDEVFKGLIEDKFAAVIESKARQYDCTVGETIIAPDNADRIAEAAARLMDAGCDLIITTAGLSVDPGDVTRAGLEKAGVTDMLHGMPVLPGAMTLIARLGHARVLGVPACALFHKTTSLDILLPRLLADLPVTRADLAKLGNGGMCMECSVCTYPKCPFGR, encoded by the coding sequence ATGAGCACCCTGGAAACAGCCACGCCCCCCCAAGTCACCGCGGACAATTTCTCCTTTGACCAGTTCCTGGAGCTGGCCACCTGGTTTCACAACTACCCGGCCCCGGGCCTGCTGCTCGGGGGCTATATGGTGGAGGAGGCCAAGCGGCATATTCCCGAGGGAACCCTGTTCGAGGCCATAAGCGAAACCTCCTGGTGCCTGCCCGACGCCATCCAGCTGCTGACGCCCTGCACCACGGGCAACGGCTGGATGCGCGTGCTGGACCTCGGCGTCTACGCCCTGAGCCTCTACGACAAGTTCACGGGCAAGGGGGTGCGCGTCTCCCTGGATCCCGAAAAGGTGAAGCAATGGGGCGAGGCCTACACCTGGCTCATGAAATTCAAGCCCAAGCCGGAGCAGGACTCCAAGCTGCTCCGGGCCCAGATCCGCGATTTCGGTCCGCAGATGCTCACGGTGGAGGAGGTGCAGCTCAAGCCGCGCCACACCACCAAGCGCCACAAGGGCGAGATCACCCTGTGTCCCATCTGCGGGGACGCCTACCCCGCCAAGTTCGGCTCCATCTGCCGCAGCTGCGCGGGGGACAGCCCGTACCTGGAGAAATCCGGCGAACCGCACTCCCCGCCACCCGCCATGCCCAAGCTCAGGTCCCTTTCCGCGGAGGAGATCGTGGGCAGGGCCGTGCTGCACGACATGACCCGCATCGAACCCGGCAAGAGCAAGGGACCTGAATTTACCAGGGGGCACATCGTCACGCCCGGCGATGTCTGTCGCCTGCAGCAGATGGGCCGGTTCCAGGTCTACGTGGACCAGCCCGCGCCCGAGGGATTCATCCACGAGGACGACGCGGCCGAGGCCTTTGCCCTGGCCCTGTGCGGCCCGGGCGTGAAACCGGGAGGCTCGCCCCGCGAAGGCCGGGTCAACCTTGTGGCCGAACGGGACGGCCTGCTGGTGATCCGCGAGCCCGTGCTCGAGGGATTCAATTCCCTGCCCCTGATCATGGCCGCGGGCCGCCGCAACCACAGCGTGGTTCGCGAGGGAAGGCGGGTGGCCGCCACCCGGGCCATTCCCCTGTTCCTGGACCAGAACGTCTTCAACCGGGCCATGTCCCTGCTGGAGGGCAACCCGGCCTTCGAGGTGCGCGCCCTGCGCAAGGCCAACGTGGGCCTGCTCATCACCGGGGACGAGGTCTTCAAGGGGCTCATCGAGGACAAGTTCGCGGCAGTCATCGAATCCAAGGCCCGCCAGTACGACTGTACCGTGGGCGAAACCATTATCGCCCCGGACAACGCCGACAGGATAGCCGAAGCCGCCGCCAGGCTCATGGACGCGGGCTGCGACCTGATCATCACCACGGCGGGCCTTTCCGTGGACCCGGGAGACGTGACCCGCGCCGGCCTGGAAAAGGCGGGCGTCACCGACATGCTCCACGGCATGCCCGTGCTGCCCGGGGCCATGACCCTGATTGCCAGGCTTGGCCATGCCCGCGTGCTTGGCGTCCCGGCCTGCGCCCTGTTCCACAAGACCACCAGTCTCGACATCCTGCTGCCGCGCCTGCTGGCCGACCTGCCCGTCACCCGGGCGGATCTGGCCAAGCTGGGCAACGGCGGCATGTGCATGGAATGTTCCGTGTGCACCTACCCCAAATGTCCCTTCGGGAGGTAA
- a CDS encoding Crp/Fnr family transcriptional regulator, with protein sequence MKSIPTELAQNLLAAYRRMRKAPGDCMEKDMKPGETLIRQGESPQDVFLILDGRIKIHHGTPKGSEYLVAVEGPGEIIGEVEALTGERYTCSATAVKASRVAVIPRAAYGQWLERDHGFSLLVNQVLSHRLQEATKRSAIHLTYPLEYSVLRLLSILAEENGGPRLAVGKEELANYLGTHTRSINRILKDLQHKGVLKPSREIEIASMEELERAMQARDQA encoded by the coding sequence ATGAAATCGATCCCAACGGAACTGGCCCAGAACCTCCTCGCGGCATACCGGCGCATGCGCAAGGCCCCGGGCGACTGCATGGAAAAGGACATGAAACCCGGCGAAACGCTCATTCGCCAGGGCGAATCGCCCCAGGACGTGTTTCTCATTCTGGACGGCAGGATCAAGATCCACCATGGGACGCCCAAGGGCAGCGAATATCTGGTGGCTGTGGAGGGGCCGGGGGAAATCATCGGCGAGGTGGAGGCGCTCACAGGCGAGCGGTACACCTGCTCGGCCACGGCGGTGAAGGCCAGCCGGGTGGCGGTCATTCCCCGCGCGGCATACGGGCAATGGCTCGAAAGGGACCACGGCTTTTCCCTGCTGGTCAACCAGGTGCTCAGCCACCGCCTGCAGGAGGCCACCAAGCGCTCCGCCATCCACCTCACCTACCCGCTGGAGTATTCGGTGCTGCGGCTGCTTTCCATCCTGGCGGAGGAAAACGGCGGCCCCAGGCTTGCCGTGGGCAAGGAGGAGCTGGCAAATTACCTGGGCACCCACACGCGAAGCATCAACAGGATCCTCAAGGACCTGCAGCACAAGGGCGTGCTCAAGCCCTCCAGGGAGATCGAGATCGCATCCATGGAGGAACTGGAGCGGGCCATGCAGGCCCGCGACCAGGCGTGA
- a CDS encoding winged helix-turn-helix domain-containing protein → MSEIARNDMIGPTMRLHLWFETDEGVLFGMGRLMLLRQVELCGSIKAAAEKLGMSYRGAWGKLKKTEEVLGRPLINRGASRRSGCTLTDFGQDLARQFDEWFRDVEEYALRSGKDRLPFQPEKF, encoded by the coding sequence ATGTCCGAAATCGCAAGAAACGACATGATCGGCCCCACCATGCGGCTGCATCTCTGGTTTGAAACCGACGAGGGCGTACTCTTCGGCATGGGCAGGCTCATGCTCCTGCGCCAGGTGGAGCTGTGCGGCTCCATCAAGGCCGCCGCCGAAAAGCTGGGCATGTCCTACCGGGGCGCCTGGGGCAAGCTCAAGAAGACCGAGGAGGTCCTGGGCAGACCGCTCATCAACAGGGGCGCCTCCCGCCGCTCGGGCTGCACGCTCACGGACTTCGGCCAGGACCTGGCGCGGCAGTTCGACGAGTGGTTCCGGGACGTTGAGGAATACGCCCTGCGCTCGGGCAAGGACCGTCTCCCGTTCCAGCCGGAAAAGTTTTAG
- a CDS encoding TIGR03905 family TSCPD domain-containing protein, with translation MDLNELLEPLARIARPKTDDEVYVPKGVCSKLIRFRVEEGRLHDVEFTGGCHGNLQGIGKLVEGMSLAEVAQKLGGIACGKRSSSCPDQLVQAITPYLED, from the coding sequence ATGGATTTGAATGAACTTTTGGAACCGCTTGCGCGGATAGCCCGCCCGAAAACCGATGACGAAGTGTACGTGCCCAAGGGCGTGTGCTCCAAGCTTATTCGGTTCAGGGTGGAGGAAGGCCGGCTGCACGACGTGGAATTCACGGGCGGCTGTCACGGCAACCTCCAGGGCATCGGCAAACTGGTGGAGGGCATGTCCCTGGCCGAGGTGGCGCAAAAGCTGGGCGGCATCGCCTGCGGCAAGCGGAGCTCCTCCTGCCCTGACCAGCTGGTCCAGGCCATCACCCCGTATCTCGAGGACTGA
- a CDS encoding YhdT family protein: MNKKPQDRRFRQADREALLALGAYALYFVWWYVFAYGLGEGDPEQYTYVWGLPAWFFYSCIVGYPLITVLLWAVVRLFFREMPLDAEDPDRDRTEGEER, encoded by the coding sequence ATGAACAAGAAGCCGCAAGACCGCCGTTTCCGGCAGGCCGACAGGGAGGCCCTGCTGGCCCTGGGGGCCTACGCCCTTTATTTTGTCTGGTGGTATGTCTTTGCCTATGGTCTGGGCGAGGGCGATCCCGAACAATACACCTATGTATGGGGCCTGCCCGCCTGGTTCTTCTACAGCTGCATCGTGGGCTATCCGCTCATCACCGTGCTGCTCTGGGCCGTGGTGCGCCTGTTTTTCCGGGAAATGCCCCTGGACGCGGAAGACCCGGACCGTGACCGCACGGAAGGGGAGGAACGATGA
- the panF gene encoding sodium/pantothenate symporter translates to MSDTMLTIIPVIAYLALSIGVALWARRRSASSETSAGFLEDYFIGGRSMGGFVLAMTIIASYTSASSFVGGPGVAYRLGLSWVLLAMIQVPTTFLTLGVLGKRFAIMARKTNSVTITDFLRARYKSDAVVILCSVALLVFFMAAMLAQFIGGARLFQAVTGYPYMVGLVLFGISVVLYTAVGGFRAVVLTDAIQGIVMVVAVVVVLLAVIKAGGGMEQCIRTLKDIDPGLITPSGPKNAVPKPFILSFWVLVGLGILGLPQTTQRCMGYRDSRAMHDAMIIGTLLIGFMILCAHLAGTLGRAVFPELPAGDLAMPTLIVELLSPFWAGVFIAGPLAAIMSTVDSMLLLASAAIIKDLYIHYRLGGDASRMPVVGLRRMSLVTTAVIGLLVFLAATEPPDLLVWINLFAFGGLEAVFLWPIILGLYWERANAAGAVASIVTGVAVFVLVTIHKPAMGGVHAIVPTTLAALLAFAAGSMMGRFGRKSGLPE, encoded by the coding sequence ATGAGCGATACCATGCTGACGATTATCCCCGTCATCGCCTACTTGGCGCTTTCCATCGGGGTGGCGCTGTGGGCGCGGCGCAGGTCGGCCTCCAGCGAAACCTCGGCGGGCTTTCTGGAAGACTATTTCATCGGCGGCCGGTCCATGGGCGGCTTTGTACTGGCCATGACCATCATCGCCAGCTACACCAGCGCCAGCAGTTTCGTGGGCGGGCCGGGCGTGGCCTACAGGCTGGGCCTGAGCTGGGTGCTCCTGGCCATGATCCAGGTGCCCACCACCTTCCTGACCCTGGGCGTGCTGGGCAAGCGTTTCGCCATCATGGCCCGCAAGACCAACTCCGTGACCATCACGGACTTCCTGCGCGCCCGGTACAAGAGCGACGCGGTGGTCATCCTCTGTTCCGTGGCCCTGCTGGTCTTTTTCATGGCCGCCATGCTGGCCCAGTTCATCGGCGGCGCGCGGCTGTTCCAGGCCGTCACCGGCTATCCCTACATGGTCGGCCTGGTGCTTTTCGGCATCAGCGTGGTGCTCTACACCGCCGTGGGCGGGTTCCGGGCCGTGGTTCTCACCGACGCCATCCAGGGCATCGTCATGGTGGTGGCCGTGGTGGTCGTGCTTCTTGCGGTCATCAAGGCGGGCGGCGGCATGGAGCAGTGCATCCGTACCCTCAAGGACATCGACCCCGGGCTGATCACGCCCTCGGGCCCCAAGAACGCCGTGCCCAAACCGTTCATTCTCTCCTTCTGGGTGCTGGTGGGGCTCGGTATCCTGGGCCTGCCCCAGACCACCCAGCGCTGCATGGGCTACCGCGATTCCCGCGCCATGCACGACGCCATGATCATCGGCACCCTGCTCATCGGCTTCATGATTCTTTGCGCCCATCTGGCGGGCACCCTGGGGCGCGCGGTGTTCCCGGAACTGCCGGCGGGCGACCTGGCCATGCCCACCCTCATCGTGGAACTGCTGTCGCCGTTCTGGGCCGGGGTGTTCATCGCCGGGCCCCTGGCGGCCATCATGTCCACGGTGGACTCCATGCTTCTGCTGGCATCGGCGGCCATCATCAAGGATCTGTACATCCACTACCGGCTGGGCGGGGACGCCTCGCGCATGCCCGTTGTCGGCCTGCGCAGGATGAGCCTCGTGACCACGGCGGTCATCGGCCTGCTGGTTTTCCTGGCGGCCACCGAGCCGCCGGATCTGCTGGTCTGGATCAACCTGTTCGCCTTTGGCGGGCTCGAGGCCGTGTTCCTGTGGCCCATCATCCTGGGGCTGTACTGGGAGCGGGCCAATGCCGCGGGCGCAGTTGCCTCCATCGTCACGGGCGTGGCCGTGTTCGTGCTGGTGACCATCCACAAGCCGGCCATGGGCGGGGTGCACGCCATCGTGCCCACCACGCTGGCGGCTCTGCTGGCCTTTGCTGCCGGGTCCATGATGGGACGTTTCGGGCGGAAATCCGGATTGCCTGAATAG
- a CDS encoding HD domain-containing protein: MNTAGNTIFSILDFLRRAEGLKSTLRSSWTRSGRQESTAEHSWRLSLFALLVSQHYPELDALRLLQLCIVHDLGETINGDIPAPEQDGSKAVQEREDMRDLLRPLPRDMQGEFMALWEEYERAETPEARVVKALDKLETLLQQTQGINPSGFDYAFNLGYGVKYTGIDGIIRDLRAAIDEETACCLHARQKG, encoded by the coding sequence ATGAATACCGCGGGAAACACCATTTTCAGCATACTCGATTTTTTGCGCAGGGCAGAGGGCCTCAAGAGCACCCTGCGCTCGTCCTGGACGCGTTCCGGCAGGCAGGAGAGCACGGCCGAGCACAGCTGGCGGCTCAGCCTGTTCGCCCTGCTCGTCAGCCAGCACTATCCGGAGCTGGACGCCCTGCGGCTGCTGCAGCTCTGTATTGTGCACGACCTGGGCGAGACCATCAACGGCGACATTCCTGCCCCGGAGCAGGACGGCTCCAAGGCCGTTCAGGAGCGTGAGGACATGCGCGACCTGCTGCGGCCGCTTCCCCGGGACATGCAAGGGGAGTTCATGGCGCTCTGGGAGGAATACGAACGGGCCGAGACGCCGGAAGCGCGGGTGGTCAAGGCCCTGGACAAGCTGGAGACGCTCCTGCAGCAGACGCAGGGTATCAATCCATCGGGCTTCGACTATGCCTTCAACCTCGGCTACGGCGTGAAGTACACGGGCATCGACGGCATCATCCGCGACCTGCGCGCGGCCATCGACGAGGAGACCGCGTGCTGCCTGCACGCCCGGCAAAAGGGATGA
- the ybaK gene encoding Cys-tRNA(Pro) deacylase codes for MTPAINKAKQARIKYTVHEYDHDPSAESYGEEAAEKLGVAPERVFKTLVVSDGGRGLFVAVVPVLRRLDLKLLAKAVGVKKMVMAEVKLVERTTGYVVGGVSPLGQKKQLPTVVDASAEEHETIFVSAGRRGLDIELSPQDLALLTRGGFADIAR; via the coding sequence ATGACGCCGGCAATCAACAAGGCCAAGCAGGCACGCATAAAATACACCGTCCATGAATACGACCACGATCCGTCTGCGGAATCCTATGGAGAAGAGGCGGCGGAGAAGCTCGGGGTCGCCCCGGAGCGGGTGTTCAAGACCCTGGTGGTCTCCGATGGAGGCAGGGGGCTGTTCGTCGCCGTGGTGCCGGTGCTGCGCCGCCTGGACCTGAAGCTGCTGGCCAAGGCCGTGGGCGTGAAGAAGATGGTCATGGCCGAGGTGAAGCTGGTGGAGCGCACCACGGGGTACGTGGTGGGCGGTGTCAGCCCGCTGGGCCAGAAAAAGCAGCTGCCCACGGTCGTCGACGCCTCGGCCGAGGAACACGAAACCATTTTTGTCAGCGCCGGACGCCGGGGGCTGGACATCGAACTTTCGCCGCAGGACCTGGCTTTGCTCACGCGGGGCGGGTTTGCCGACATCGCCAGGTAG